Proteins from one Dysgonomonas sp. HDW5A genomic window:
- the asnA gene encoding aspartate--ammonia ligase, whose product MSYLIKPDQYHALLDLQQTELGIKQIKDFFQQNLASELRLRRVTAPLFVLKGMGINDDLNGVERAVTFPIKDMGDEYAEIVHSLAKWKRLTLADYGINDGYGIYTDMNAIRADEELGNLHSLYVDQWDWEMAICPHNRTIDFLKGIVRRIYAALVRTEFLVYEMFPQIKPILSNEIKFIHSEELLQLYPDLTTKEREDKVAKEYGAVFIIGIGGVLSNGEPHDGRAPDYDDWTTVGEDGYKGLNGDLIVWNPVLGRAMELSSMGIRVNKEVLLEQLKIKGQESKKDLYFHKRLIEGSLPLSIGGGIGQSRLCMFFLRKGHIGEIQAGIWPGDMRAEAQKLGMPLI is encoded by the coding sequence ATGAGTTATTTAATAAAACCGGATCAATATCATGCTTTGCTCGATTTGCAACAAACAGAATTGGGCATAAAACAAATAAAAGATTTCTTTCAACAAAATCTTGCATCCGAACTTAGACTTAGAAGAGTTACTGCTCCCTTATTCGTATTAAAGGGAATGGGAATCAATGATGATTTGAACGGAGTAGAGCGTGCAGTTACTTTTCCTATCAAAGATATGGGAGATGAGTATGCCGAGATTGTACATTCATTAGCAAAATGGAAACGATTGACTCTTGCCGATTATGGTATCAATGACGGATATGGAATATATACCGACATGAATGCTATCCGTGCAGATGAAGAATTAGGTAATTTACACTCTCTGTATGTGGATCAGTGGGATTGGGAAATGGCGATATGTCCTCATAACCGTACGATCGATTTTCTGAAAGGAATTGTAAGACGTATTTATGCAGCATTGGTTCGCACCGAATTTTTGGTTTATGAAATGTTTCCTCAGATAAAGCCGATTCTTTCGAATGAAATTAAGTTTATCCATTCCGAAGAACTATTGCAATTATATCCTGATCTTACCACTAAAGAAAGAGAAGATAAAGTCGCAAAAGAATACGGCGCTGTTTTTATCATAGGTATTGGCGGTGTATTAAGTAACGGAGAACCACATGACGGACGTGCTCCCGATTATGACGATTGGACTACTGTTGGAGAAGACGGATATAAGGGATTAAACGGAGACCTTATTGTTTGGAATCCTGTATTGGGACGTGCTATGGAATTATCTTCCATGGGTATTCGTGTGAACAAAGAGGTTCTTCTGGAACAATTAAAAATAAAAGGACAAGAGTCTAAAAAAGACTTATATTTCCACAAACGTTTGATCGAAGGTTCATTACCTTTATCAATAGGGGGAGGTATCGGGCAGTCGCGTCTTTGTATGTTCTTCCT